From a region of the Hemibagrus wyckioides isolate EC202008001 linkage group LG06, SWU_Hwy_1.0, whole genome shotgun sequence genome:
- the adgrg6 gene encoding adhesion G-protein coupled receptor G6 isoform X1: MVSFISGRWWRWKFWNVLQVSLILLCAVRTVLSCQGPCDETLTSSSGIFTSPCYPSDYPSSLTCTWTLQAPAGFVLQLTFMDFELEEAQGCIYDSVVVSTGVKFCGLTANGLTLNSSTNVMVVTFNSDFSVQKKGFSISYSQVAVALRNQKVTVPQNSKDVVRVSSTVSIPALSQFTACFEIAGQTQTGSGIIFSYTDKEPHLTFGNSGNTMDLIIGNATCPVNDLVTLADFTASMQPFCLTWSSTNGAVGVYFRGSYQVKFCSSSVGLRTVIGGSFELGRGKKQGQNFEGLIYNFRLWNSAMTYPELSALTCDTVGNVVDWDNSFWEIPASYAQTDSSLSCNCFPQCVHLTTTLSSSGTAVPVTTSQTNSCVSSGVSCPASLTTTTSSIVNTNTIPTNARTNEKGTAVIFWSLLRLPPRSAVISSAPPPSQPPVAPSGRSSKTSLGFISTPLIWPVRKKPETTVTQAPKYPAIHMTKAPPLATKSMTYVSPEALTNAKKTNFTTRRPTYSHVLWPHNQTEKVESFPVVSVSNRKNKPLTPQWDLSESNENSSEELDFPSGFGSESFLYDIDLDENLFSLFEFDATYSLDEGLATTSPNISLLEMASAPTTKDKDSFEQAETQDSMMLIKAPGGSDVQTNQSGLSRLTGQTTDPPSLSRPSIPPAFSGLMRTVHWDLPEVTGTQCIFTDVRRYHQGCVKVSLLSPTVIVHGQTGTLEEQYKFTETTPGIAASLKYPSDYIVHQTKLFTEPLTVDQYPSQSSNPFRAEAPSPVPAVEVHHKYTIRPSPLSLAALSSTPTFGTSESFRASGAKDNGDLALPPSENLLISTHNPVNFNSLNTPSFVASYLVTESTVAESLVVGLSTLDPLQGLEPSHVNRPLEPPYRQKDNNPSGVDQWGLSHVFNISVIVRSEILTDKWDISPSSPLNSQLEMRTQRNDGLLTLSSDNNFDSSPALLDALKGTEEDSVTEAGGYAGNPAARSVSLPSPSLSHSIPLDFQRGLSVSQSGKRTSDYSDDSHEHSELLADESVYSFQSEEDVDESTTILETQLFPDLSANSDMYTRTYSDISTSRPQIPINPSRTYSHDRTAVSSSSERSRISSTAVTEDTGAHTLTISQSKQLSKDSSLISSSVSPVTSVWTVDVPHLPNTQHEHMPGFPHVPSASTFPSRLSWPSTLEASVHSLALDIHPVDTSFVSADLQDTKHAQFSTTEQLFWSENESAKPSSNSNNVPIVRPITTDREMHPSPPTAYDQSFVSTNGTLPLASPPQGVIADLHSVPTDATHGTSTDTSEIIPCPCKTFFYSSCDCGLSSGNSMFSNNDFRS; encoded by the exons AT GGTTTCATTCATCAGTGGTAGATGGTGGAGATGGAAGTTCTGGAATGTTCTCCAGGTGTCACTGATTCTGCTGTGTGCTGTGAGGACAG TGCTGAGCTGCCAGGGTCCGTGCGACGAGACGCTAACGTCCTCCAGCGGGATCTTTACGTCTCCCTGCTACCCAAGTGACTATCCTTCGAGCCTGACCTGTACGTGGACTCTGCAGGCTCCGGCCGGCTTTGTCCTGCAGCTCACCTTCATGGACTTCGAGCTGGAGGAGGCTCAGGGCTGCATCTACGACAGCGTGGTTGTCAGCACGGGCGTTAAGTTTTGTGGCCTGACGGCTAACGGACTCACGCTCAACTCCAGCACCAACGTCATGGTGGTGACCTTTAACTCTGATTTTAGTGTCCAGAAGAAAGGCTTCAGTATCAGTTACAGTCAAG TTGCAGTGGCTCTGAGAAACCAGAAGGTGACGGTGCCTCAGAACTCCAAGGACGTGGTAAGAGTGTCCAGCACGGTGTCCATCCCTGCACTGAGTCAGTTCACGGCCTGCTTCGAGATTGCTGGTCAGACGCAGACGGGATCGGGGATCATCTTCTCTTACACGGATAAAGAACCCCACCTGACCTTCGGCAACAGCGGGAACACCATGGACCTGATCATAGGCAACGCCACGTGTCCGGTTAACGATTTAGTCACGTTAGCTGACTTCACTGCCAGCATGCAGCCGTTCTGCCTCACCTGGTCCAGCACAAACGGCGCTGTGGGCGTGTACTTCAGAGGCAGTTACCAGGTGAAGTTCTGCTCGAGCTCCGTGGGCTTGAGAACCGTGATTGGAGGCTCCTTTGAGCTCGGCCGAGGAAAAAAACAGGGCCAAAACTTTGAGGGCCTCATCTACAACTTCCGCCTGTGGAATTCAGCCATGACCTACCCTGAGCTTTCTGCTCTCACCTGCGACACTGTGGGGAACGTGGTGGACTGGGACAACAGCTTCTGGGAAATTCCAGCCTCGTACGCTCAGACCGACTCCAGCCTCAGCTGCA ACTGTTTCccacagtgtgtacatttaaCAACAACGCTTTCCTCAAGCG GCACCGCTGTTCCAGTGACCACCTCCCAAACCAACAGCTGTGTGTCCTCAGGAGTGAGCTGCCCAG CATCTCTAACTACTACCACCTCATCCATTgtcaacactaacaccattcctaCTAATGCAAGAACCAACG AGAAAGGGACAGCTGTGATTTTTTGGTCATTGTTGCGGCTACCTCCACGCTCAGCAGTTATATCCtcagctcctcctccttctcagcCTCCGGTTGCTCCTTCTGGTCGCAGTTCCAAAACCTCTCTTGGCTTTATCTCCACCCCTCTCATTTGGCCTGTAAGAAAGAAACCAGAGACCACAGTAACACAGGCCCCTAAATACCCTGCTATACATATGACTAAAGCACCTCCCTTAGCGACGAAAAGCATGACGTACGTGTCTCCTGAAGCTCTAACCAATGCCAAGAAAACTAACTTCACAACTAGAAGGCCAACTTATTCCCACGTACTGTGGCCACATAACCAGACTGAAAAAGTTGAGTCCTTCCCGGTTGTATCAGTCAGTAATCGTAAGAATAAACCATTGACTCCACAGTGGGACTTGAGTGAGAGCAACGAGAACAGCTCTGAAGAACTCGACTTTCCATCAGGGTTTGGCTCAGAATCATTTCTCTATGATATTGATTTAGATGAAAATCTTTTCAGTTTATTTGAATTCGATGCTACTTACTCTCTGGATGAAGGTCTGGCCACAACTAGCCCGAACATATCGCTGTTAGAAATGGCAAGTGCTCCTACTACCAAAGACAAAGACTCCTTTGAGCAAGCTGAAACACAGGACAGCATGATGCTTATCAAAGCTCCAGGAGGGTCAGATGTGCAAACGAACCAATCTGGACTGAGCAGACTAACTGGACAAACAACAgatcctccctccctctcaagACCATCAATACCCCCAGCCTTCTCAGGTCTAATGAGAACTGTGCACTGGGATCTCCCAGAGGTAACAGGTACTCAGTGCATCTTTACAGATGTTAGAAGGTATCACCAAGGGTGTGTCAAGGTGTCACTTCTGTCACCAACAGTCATTGTGCATGGGCAGACAGGAACTTTAGAGGAACAGTATAAATTCACAGAAACCACTCCTGGCATAGCTGCCTCACTAAAGTATCCCTCTGATTATATCGTTCATCAAACAAAATTGTTCACAGAACCTTTGACAGTCGATCAGTACCCTTCTCAAAGCAGCAATCCCTTCAGAGCAGAAGCACCAAGCCCAGTGCCTGCAGTGGAGGTTCATCATAAATACACTATCAGGCCCAGTCCACTGTCACTTGCTGCTCTTTCCTCAACTCCAACATTTGGCACCTCTGAAAGCTTCCGTGCCTCTGGTGCAAAAGATAATGGAGACCTGGCTCTGCCTCCATCAGAGAATCTATTAATCTCAACTCACAACCCAGTCAACTTTAACTCTTTGAATACCCCTAGCTTTGTTGCTTCCTACTTGGTCACTGAGAGTACAGTTGCTGAATCGTTGGTGGTCGGTCTGTCTACATTAGATCCACTTCAGGGTCTGGAGCCATCACATGTAAACAGACCTCTTGAGCCTCCatacagacaaaaagacaataaTCCTTCAGGGGTTGATCAGTGGGGTCTGTCACATGTCTTTAATATATCTGTCATTGTCAGGTCTGAGATCCTGACAGACAAGTGGGACATCTCTCCTTCCTCACCCCTAAATTCACAGCTTGAAATGAGAACACAGAGGAACGATGGATTGCTCACGCTCAGCTCTGACAACAATTTTGACTCATCTCCTGCTTTACTGGATGCCTTGAAAGGCACAGAGGAGGACAGTGTGACTGAGGCAGGGGGCTATGCAGGAAATCCAGCAGCTCGGTCAGTCTCATTACCCTCACCgtccctctcacactccatcccTCTGGACTTCCAGAGAGGACTGTCTGTATCTCAGAGTGGAAAGAGGACTTCAGATTATTCTGATGACTCTCACGAGCATTCAGAACTACTTGCAGATGAATCTGTATACTCTTTTCAGTCTGAGGAGGATGTTGATGAATCCACCACCATTCTAGAGACTCAACTTTTCCCTGACTTATCAGCTAATAGTGACATGTATACGAGGACCTACAGTGACATTAGCACTAGCAGACCACAAATTCCAATTAATCCATCAAGGACTTACAGCCACGATAGAACAGCTGTCTCCAGTAGTTCTGAAAGGAGTCGGATCTCCAGTACAGCCGTTACAGAGGACACTGGAGCCCATACACTCACTATCTCACAATCTAAGCAGCTGAGTAAGGATAGCTCTCTGATCTCCAGCTCAGTTTCCCCAGTGACCTCAGTCTGGACTGTGGATGTTCCACATCTACCAAATACACAACATGAACACATGCCAGGTTTTCCTCATGTACCCAGTGCTTCCACCTTTCCCAGCAGACTGTCATGGCCTTCAACATTAGAAGCAAGTGTACATAGCCTTGCTCTAGACATTCACCCAGTGGATACTAGCTTTGTAAGTGCGGACCTTCAGGATACTAAACATGCTCAGTTCTCAACAACAGAGCAGCTTTTTTGGTCTGAGAATGAATCAGCAAAGCCCTCCAGCAACAGCAACAATGTCCCGATTGTTCGTCCCATCACCACAGATAGAGAAATGCATCCATCTCCCCCGACTGCTTACGACCAGTCCTTTGTCTCCACAAATGGCACGCTTCCTCTGGCTTCCCCTCCTCAGGGAGTCATTGCAGACTTACACTCAGTGCCCACTGATGCCACCCATGGAACCTCTACAGACACCTCTGAAATTATCCCATGCCCATGTAAAACGTTTTTTTACAGTTCTTGTGATTGTGGACTTTCATCTGGGAACAGTATGTTTTCCAATAACGACTTTAGATCTTAG